In Nostoc sp. UHCC 0926, a single genomic region encodes these proteins:
- a CDS encoding MBL fold metallo-hydrolase, which translates to MFLTWLDSNSWLLEIGGKRILIDPWLVGSLIFSNLDWLFKGSRSQERPIPDNIDLILLSQGLEDHTHPPTLKLLDHNIKVVASPNAAKVVQQLGYTQVTVLAHGETFTLNNQVEIKAFPGSPIGPTLVENSYLLKELESGLTVYYEPHGYHSPQLKQAAPIDVVITPFVDMTLPLLGPIIKGQNSALEVVKSLKPQVILSTAAGGDVAFAGLLMKFIQTKGNAEEFRSLVEKNNLSTQVLEPKPGDRFELHLEKRALAI; encoded by the coding sequence ATGTTCTTAACTTGGTTAGACAGCAACTCTTGGCTGCTAGAAATCGGCGGAAAACGGATACTGATTGACCCTTGGCTGGTTGGTTCCTTAATTTTTAGCAATTTGGATTGGCTATTTAAAGGTTCGCGATCGCAAGAGCGCCCGATACCAGATAATATTGATCTGATCCTGCTGTCTCAGGGTTTAGAAGACCATACTCACCCACCAACACTCAAGCTGCTGGATCACAACATCAAGGTTGTAGCTTCTCCCAATGCAGCCAAGGTAGTACAGCAGTTAGGTTATACCCAGGTAACAGTATTGGCTCATGGTGAAACTTTCACTTTAAATAATCAAGTTGAAATCAAAGCTTTCCCCGGCTCTCCAATTGGCCCGACTCTGGTGGAAAATAGTTATCTCCTCAAAGAATTGGAGAGTGGTTTAACTGTATACTACGAGCCTCACGGGTATCATTCACCGCAACTTAAGCAGGCTGCACCTATCGATGTAGTGATTACACCGTTTGTAGACATGACGCTACCTTTGCTTGGGCCGATTATTAAAGGACAAAATAGTGCTTTAGAAGTAGTAAAGTCGTTAAAACCTCAAGTAATATTATCTACAGCGGCTGGAGGAGATGTGGCGTTTGCGGGATTGCTGATGAAATTCATTCAGACTAAAGGAAATGCTGAGGAATTTCGTTCGTTAGTAGAGAAAAACAATCTTTCGACGCAGGTACTTGAACCGAAACCAGGCGATCGCTTTGAACTACACTTAGAAAAGCGAGCATTAGCAATCTAA
- a CDS encoding restriction endonuclease subunit R: MVQVIQGRDITLAQLIDEFGLQRADNAQLFSEWQHDLPELSDLEKQSLNEVKAEYLHLSRYQILEPVVKMVVLSPLLRLAGFYQPPFYIASEQQVEICSEDEGTIVRGRINILVFKPPFWVLVVEAKRANYSLVPAIPQALAYMLADVSSEKPVFGFISNGNEFRFLKLIKAEISQYALSDLFALDSRDDIHTVVKVLKRLAGLIRNS, translated from the coding sequence ATGGTTCAAGTTATTCAAGGAAGAGATATAACCTTAGCCCAACTTATTGATGAATTTGGGCTACAACGTGCAGACAACGCCCAGCTTTTCTCAGAGTGGCAGCATGATTTACCTGAGTTGAGTGACTTAGAAAAGCAATCTCTCAACGAAGTCAAGGCAGAATATTTGCATTTATCCCGCTACCAAATTTTAGAACCTGTAGTCAAAATGGTGGTGTTATCTCCACTATTGCGTCTAGCAGGTTTTTATCAACCGCCTTTTTACATTGCGTCGGAACAACAGGTGGAAATTTGTTCTGAAGACGAAGGCACAATTGTTAGAGGACGTATTAATATCTTAGTTTTTAAACCACCATTCTGGGTTCTGGTTGTAGAAGCAAAACGAGCAAATTACTCCTTAGTGCCAGCAATTCCACAAGCATTGGCTTATATGCTAGCGGATGTAAGTTCCGAAAAACCTGTTTTTGGGTTTATCTCCAATGGTAATGAATTTAGATTTCTCAAACTGATAAAAGCTGAAATCTCACAATACGCCCTATCTGATTTGTTTGCTTTAGATAGTCGGGATGACATACATACTGTCGTTAAAGTCTTAAAACGGCTAGCTGGTTTAATTCGTAATTCGTAA
- a CDS encoding serine/threonine protein kinase has protein sequence MELDMHNGYKGIIPLNHHPDFSELGYQVITELGRNREGGRITYLANVLNSNQQVVIKEFCFARAGADLSGVKAYEREIEILQQLNHSRIPHYVDCFEMPGVFYLVQEYKNAPSLGLRRSFHPEEIKQIALSILEILVYLQKQVPSIIHRDIKPENILVDEQLNAYLVDFGLARIQGAKIALSSFVAGTPGFMPPEEQFGDSLTEASDLYSLGATLICLLTNTRSVEIGKLIDDNYRFNFQKLVPQISPRFQSWLIKMVQPNRKRRYANAAVALKVLKPIEVVGTATGIDTLVSIIKPKKRATVLGLATVVTLTALEATLMSCQSTDPVRELLEARECQSFYVNASCQENTGH, from the coding sequence ATGGAGCTTGATATGCACAATGGATATAAAGGGATAATTCCCTTAAATCACCATCCAGATTTTTCCGAACTTGGCTATCAAGTTATCACCGAACTAGGACGCAATAGAGAAGGGGGACGCATTACTTATCTAGCTAATGTCCTCAACTCTAATCAACAGGTGGTGATTAAAGAGTTTTGTTTTGCTCGTGCAGGTGCTGATTTGTCAGGAGTGAAAGCCTATGAGCGCGAAATTGAAATCTTGCAACAACTGAATCATTCCCGCATCCCTCACTATGTAGATTGCTTTGAAATGCCAGGGGTTTTTTATCTGGTGCAGGAATACAAAAATGCCCCATCCTTGGGATTAAGACGCAGCTTTCATCCTGAAGAAATTAAGCAAATTGCTCTGTCAATCTTAGAAATTTTGGTTTATTTGCAAAAGCAAGTTCCGTCAATTATCCATCGAGATATTAAGCCAGAGAATATTTTGGTTGATGAACAACTAAATGCTTACTTGGTTGATTTTGGTTTAGCTAGGATACAGGGTGCAAAAATAGCTCTTAGTAGCTTTGTAGCAGGAACCCCAGGTTTTATGCCACCAGAGGAACAGTTTGGTGATTCCCTGACTGAGGCATCAGATTTATATAGTTTAGGAGCAACACTAATTTGCTTACTTACTAATACCCGTTCTGTTGAGATTGGGAAATTAATTGATGATAACTATCGCTTTAATTTCCAGAAATTAGTTCCTCAAATCAGTCCGCGTTTTCAGTCGTGGTTGATCAAAATGGTGCAACCAAACCGGAAACGTCGCTATGCTAATGCGGCTGTTGCTTTGAAAGTACTCAAGCCCATTGAAGTTGTTGGTACTGCCACTGGGATAGATACTTTAGTCAGTATAATCAAACCTAAAAAACGAGCTACAGTGCTGGGACTAGCCACTGTTGTTACACTAACTGCACTGGAGGCAACTTTGATGAGTTGTCAGTCTACTGATCCGGTTAGGGAATTATTGGAAGCTAGGGAATGTCAAAGTTTTTATGTAAACGCAAGTTGCCAAGAAAATACTGGACATTAA
- a CDS encoding alpha/beta fold hydrolase, protein MTVTTQQFASQDAFEKLIWNWQGYKIQYTVMGTGRPLVLVHGFGASIGHWRKNIPVLANAGYQVFALDLLGFGGSDKAPIDYTVEVWVELLKDFCTAHIHEPAVFIGNSIGALLSLIVLVEHPEIAAGGILINSAGGLSHRPHELNPPLQMVMAAFNRFVRSPITGKFVYNRIRQKAQIRRTLYQVYRNREAVTDELVDLLYTPSCDPGAQQVFASILTAPPGPSPEELLPKVERPLLVIWGADDPWTPITGAKIYEKARENGKEIKIVPIPNAGHCPHDEVPDVVNAQIIDWLAQR, encoded by the coding sequence ATGACTGTAACTACACAGCAGTTTGCAAGCCAAGATGCCTTTGAAAAACTCATTTGGAATTGGCAGGGCTACAAAATTCAGTACACTGTCATGGGTACAGGACGCCCTTTGGTACTGGTTCACGGCTTTGGTGCTTCCATTGGACACTGGCGCAAAAATATCCCAGTTTTAGCGAATGCTGGCTACCAGGTGTTTGCTTTGGATCTTTTGGGTTTTGGTGGTTCCGATAAAGCGCCCATTGATTACACTGTAGAGGTTTGGGTGGAACTGCTGAAAGATTTCTGCACAGCACATATACACGAACCTGCTGTATTTATTGGCAACTCTATCGGCGCACTTTTGAGCTTGATTGTACTGGTAGAACATCCAGAAATTGCTGCTGGTGGTATTTTAATTAACTCTGCGGGTGGGTTGAGTCATCGTCCCCACGAATTGAACCCGCCACTACAGATGGTGATGGCAGCTTTTAATCGGTTTGTGCGATCGCCTATTACAGGTAAATTTGTCTATAACCGCATCCGTCAAAAAGCCCAAATTCGCCGTACCCTCTACCAAGTTTACCGGAACCGTGAAGCCGTCACCGATGAATTAGTCGATTTACTTTATACTCCCTCTTGCGACCCTGGAGCGCAACAAGTCTTCGCCTCTATTCTCACAGCCCCTCCTGGTCCAAGTCCAGAGGAACTTTTGCCCAAAGTGGAACGTCCTTTATTAGTGATTTGGGGTGCTGATGATCCTTGGACACCAATTACCGGGGCTAAGATTTACGAAAAGGCGCGGGAAAATGGCAAAGAAATCAAAATTGTTCCCATTCCCAATGCCGGTCATTGTCCCCACGATGAGGTTCCAGATGTTGTTAATGCCCAAATTATCGATTGGCTAGCGCAAAGGTGA
- a CDS encoding CHAT domain-containing protein, which produces MKKILIVSANPTTTDKLRLDEEVREIQEGLQRSRSREKFELITKWAVRADDLRRALLDHDPHIIHFSGHGGGNQGLALENNTGQMQLVSTESLARLFKLFKDKVECILLNPTFRTSKCNTLMFQRILLIAANYLSINTEIVLVGLRSLHNQFFGFYYVVQM; this is translated from the coding sequence GTGAAAAAAATCCTGATTGTGTCAGCTAATCCCACAACGACAGATAAACTCCGCTTGGACGAGGAAGTAAGGGAAATTCAGGAAGGGTTGCAACGTTCTCGCAGCCGAGAGAAGTTTGAACTTATTACTAAATGGGCAGTGCGTGCTGATGATTTGCGGCGGGCGCTTTTAGATCACGATCCTCATATTATCCATTTTTCTGGACATGGTGGAGGAAATCAAGGTTTAGCCTTGGAAAATAATACAGGGCAAATGCAGCTAGTGAGTACAGAGTCACTGGCAAGGCTATTTAAGTTATTTAAGGACAAGGTTGAGTGTATCTTATTAAATCCCACATTCCGCACTTCAAAATGCAATACATTGATGTTTCAAAGAATATTACTAATAGCAGCTAACTACTTAAGTATTAATACTGAGATTGTCTTGGTAGGCTTGCGATCGCTACATAACCAATTTTTCGGATTTTATTATGTAGTCCAAATGTAG
- a CDS encoding mechanosensitive ion channel family protein, whose product MMEWITPIWFILAGFIAGIIGEKVIFKKLETLVTNKRIAGSKIIFRSLHRMTFIWFVIAGFFWAILSAPLKPDIAIVLQKILTIALLFSVTLVLARLTAGFVNLFIRRAEGVPTSLISNLAKATVFVLGTLIILQTVGVQITPIITTLGIGGIAVGLALQDTLANLFSGFYLIISKQVRTGDYVKLDAGHEGYVIDISWRNTTIKEMSNNVVIVPNSKLSTAIFTNYHLPAKEITLTMDVGVSYDSDLEEVEKVTVEVAKEVMQEIAPELKESEPYIRFHTFNDFSIDFTLYMRVSEYFDQRIGKHLFVKKLHKRYQQAGIQIPFPIRKVYMQDNSARERN is encoded by the coding sequence ATGATGGAATGGATTACGCCGATATGGTTTATTCTAGCTGGCTTTATAGCTGGAATAATTGGTGAAAAAGTTATCTTTAAAAAACTGGAAACGTTGGTTACTAATAAACGAATTGCCGGGAGTAAAATTATATTTCGCTCTCTGCACCGGATGACTTTTATTTGGTTTGTCATCGCCGGTTTTTTTTGGGCAATTCTCAGCGCCCCCCTCAAGCCAGATATTGCCATCGTCCTGCAAAAAATTCTGACGATCGCATTGCTGTTTTCAGTAACCCTAGTCTTAGCCAGATTGACTGCCGGTTTTGTTAATTTATTTATTCGCAGAGCAGAAGGGGTTCCCACATCACTAATTTCTAATCTTGCTAAGGCTACTGTTTTCGTTTTGGGAACATTAATTATATTGCAAACAGTGGGTGTTCAAATTACACCGATAATCACAACTTTAGGTATTGGTGGTATAGCAGTTGGTTTGGCACTTCAAGACACACTTGCAAATTTATTTTCTGGGTTTTACTTAATTATTTCTAAGCAAGTTAGAACCGGAGACTATGTAAAATTAGATGCTGGACATGAAGGATATGTCATAGATATTTCTTGGCGGAATACGACAATTAAAGAAATGTCAAATAATGTAGTCATTGTTCCTAATTCTAAGTTGTCTACTGCAATTTTCACCAACTATCATTTACCTGCAAAGGAAATTACTTTAACAATGGATGTGGGTGTAAGTTATGATAGCGATTTGGAAGAAGTTGAAAAAGTGACTGTAGAAGTTGCCAAAGAAGTCATGCAAGAAATTGCACCGGAATTAAAAGAAAGTGAACCATATATCAGATTTCATACTTTTAATGATTTTAGTATAGATTTTACGCTTTATATGCGGGTAAGTGAATACTTTGATCAGCGGATTGGTAAACATCTATTTGTCAAAAAATTACACAAACGCTATCAGCAAGCAGGAATTCAAATTCCTTTTCCGATTAGAAAAGTGTATATGCAAGATAATTCAGCTAGAGAACGCAATTAG
- a CDS encoding two-partner secretion domain-containing protein encodes MGGKLCSSFLLVIGGAFGAVVSLTLATSFNCAIAQITPDATLPNNSTVKREGNIRIIEGGTRAGDNLFHSFSEFSVPAGSSAQFNNALDIQNIISRVTGKSVSNVNGLIRTEGTANLFLLNPNGIIFGKDASLNIGGSFVGTTANAIQFGQSGFFSATNPNTPVLLTVNPSALLFNQIAVASIQNNSVSPAGLDPSGFDTFGLRVPDGQSLLLVGGDISMDGGKLNAFGGRVELGGLAAAATVGLKDSNNLSLSFPEGVERTNVSVTNAARLDVAAGDGGNIAIYGRNLNIAGGSQLVGGIRPSLGSVDSQAGDITLNVTGAIKVDASSIFDSVYNASGNSGSIRINAESLFLSNGSYLESGTFGKGNGGSIFVQASGPVSLVNSHIDSTVETGAVGAGGDINITAGSLSLTNGAQLNAFVRGTSDPPAGRGDAGNVNIDVRDAVTIDGVNNERVSAVYTYVDNGAIGNAGDINITAGSLSLTNGAKLDASIYGQGNAGSVFVQASDSVSLANSNILSKVGSEAEGLGGDINIKAKTLSLTDGKLIASTFGRGKAGSVFVQASDSVSLINSIIGSNVQNEAVGNGGEINITAGALSLSDGANLFASTYGRGNAGNVFVQASGRVSLTNNSFIGSSVAKEVVGSNGGDINITAGSLSLTNGAFLSANTSGQGNGGSIFVQASDSVSLTNSNIYNGVDSGAVGNGGDINIKAKTFSLTDGAALNTGILGKGNAGSVFVQASGRVSLASGSYISSNVVGVGTGGDINITADSLSLTDGAALLTATPGQGNAGNVTIKADGAVSFDGVRVIDGFPRGSGAYSGVLPVATLGSVGIGNGGDINITAGSFSLTNGAQLSTFTGGQGNAGNVTIKADGAVLLDGVGEISGIPVPSGVYSGVGALSASQSEAFGFLGLIPDRGIVGNGKGGNINITAGSLSLTNGAQLETSTAGQGNAGSVFVQAKDSVSLAGSGTAILSNVNRGAVGKGGEIDITAGSLFLTNGAALILSTSGQGNAGNIFVQTKDSVSLAGSGTDIFSTVNRGGVGKGGDIDISSRSFSVTGGAELAASTQGRGNAGNILVNATDFVELSGVASFPVLEDGRAGGFSSGLFTNTSEGASGQGGELGVTTAILRVSDGAVLSARSQSGSKGGNITVNANVLEVINGGQLLTTAFNSGDAGNITVKVKDRITISGSDSTFSNRFNSVAKVFGEEQAKATIDPVRPEAGLFANTATGSSGNGGSIFIDPMRLVIAHGAGVAVDSQGTGKAGSLQVQAGFLTLDNKAFLSAIANSGQGGNIALTVQDMLLLRRQSQISTSADTAKVGADVAGGNIDIDTKFLAAVPKENSDITANAFKGRGGNVNIKASGIFGIQRRERETPLSDITASSELGINGTVQLSTPDVDPNRGLVELPTNLVDVSGQISQSCTLGSKQSANSFVVTGRGGLPLNPTEPLRDSATLAEWVQLRAKPENPPKAQEQKQPTEVLTTTQVSPAAPIVEAQGWIVDTNGDIVLVAQAPNVNSLSPWQTPTSCTAP; translated from the coding sequence TTGGGCGGGAAATTATGCTCAAGCTTTTTGCTGGTAATAGGTGGTGCGTTCGGCGCAGTTGTGTCTTTGACACTTGCCACCTCCTTTAATTGCGCTATAGCCCAAATCACCCCCGATGCCACTCTACCTAATAATTCCACCGTCAAACGAGAAGGGAACATCAGAATTATTGAAGGAGGAACTAGAGCGGGTGACAATCTGTTCCACAGTTTTAGCGAGTTTTCTGTTCCTGCTGGTAGCTCGGCACAGTTTAATAATGCTCTTGACATTCAGAACATTATCAGCAGGGTAACTGGTAAGTCAGTATCAAACGTTAATGGTTTAATTCGCACAGAGGGTACAGCTAACCTGTTTCTACTCAATCCTAACGGGATTATTTTTGGTAAAGATGCCAGCTTGAATATTGGCGGGTCGTTTGTAGGGACTACTGCCAATGCGATACAGTTTGGCCAGAGCGGTTTTTTCAGTGCAACGAATCCGAATACTCCTGTATTGTTAACCGTCAATCCTTCAGCTTTACTATTCAATCAAATTGCCGTCGCATCGATTCAAAATAACTCAGTTTCCCCAGCCGGATTAGACCCATCAGGCTTCGATACATTTGGTCTACGTGTACCAGATGGTCAAAGTTTGCTGTTAGTTGGTGGCGATATCAGCATGGATGGCGGGAAGTTAAATGCCTTTGGTGGGCGGGTGGAGTTAGGAGGATTAGCAGCAGCGGCGACAGTTGGACTAAAGGATAGTAATAATCTGAGTCTGAGTTTTCCTGAGGGAGTAGAGCGAACAAATGTGTCTGTTACTAACGCAGCTAGATTAGATGTCGCTGCTGGGGATGGCGGCAACATTGCTATCTACGGGCGAAATCTAAATATTGCTGGAGGGAGCCAGCTTGTGGGAGGAATACGACCGTCTTTAGGATCTGTGGATAGTCAGGCAGGAGATATTACACTCAACGTAACGGGAGCAATCAAAGTTGATGCAAGTTCAATATTTGATTCAGTATATAATGCATCTGGTAACAGTGGAAGTATTCGTATTAATGCTGAGTCACTTTTTCTTAGCAATGGTAGTTATCTAGAGAGCGGCACTTTTGGCAAGGGGAATGGGGGAAGTATATTTGTGCAGGCATCAGGTCCTGTCTCTTTGGTAAATAGTCACATCGACAGCACTGTAGAAACAGGAGCAGTCGGAGCGGGTGGCGACATCAATATCACCGCCGGGTCGCTGTCTTTGACCAATGGCGCTCAACTGAATGCCTTCGTTCGGGGAACTTCTGATCCCCCTGCTGGGCGTGGCGATGCTGGCAATGTGAATATTGATGTCCGCGATGCTGTCACTATTGATGGGGTGAATAACGAACGTGTCAGTGCAGTTTACACCTATGTAGACAACGGAGCGATAGGCAATGCGGGTGACATCAATATCACCGCCGGGTCGCTGTCTTTAACCAATGGCGCTAAACTGGATGCCAGTATATATGGACAGGGGAATGCTGGCAGCGTATTTGTGCAGGCGTCTGACTCGGTTTCACTCGCAAATAGCAACATCCTCAGCAAGGTAGGAAGTGAAGCGGAAGGCTTGGGTGGCGATATCAATATTAAAGCTAAGACACTTTCCTTAACTGATGGCAAACTAATTGCTAGCACCTTTGGACGGGGAAAGGCAGGTAGCGTATTTGTGCAGGCGTCTGACTCGGTTTCTCTCATCAATAGCATCATTGGCAGCAATGTACAAAATGAAGCGGTCGGCAATGGTGGTGAGATTAATATTACTGCTGGGGCGCTTTCTCTAAGTGATGGCGCTAACCTGTTTGCCAGCACATATGGACGGGGGAATGCCGGTAACGTATTTGTGCAAGCTTCGGGTAGAGTCTCTCTCACAAACAATAGCTTTATCGGCAGCAGTGTAGCAAAAGAAGTAGTCGGCAGCAATGGTGGTGATATCAATATCACCGCTGGGTCACTCTCCTTAACTAATGGCGCTTTCCTGTCTGCCAACACCTCTGGGCAGGGGAATGGCGGCAGCATTTTTGTGCAAGCGTCGGACTCGGTTTCTCTCACAAATAGCAACATCTATAACGGTGTAGACAGTGGAGCAGTCGGCAATGGTGGCGATATCAATATTAAAGCTAAGACATTTTCCTTAACTGATGGAGCTGCTCTAAATACCGGCATCCTTGGAAAAGGGAATGCAGGCAGCGTATTTGTACAGGCATCAGGTAGAGTCTCGCTTGCAAGTGGCAGCTACATCTCTAGCAATGTTGTAGGAGTAGGAACGGGGGGCGACATCAATATCACTGCCGACTCGCTTTCCTTAACTGATGGCGCTGCTCTACTTACTGCCACTCCTGGACAGGGGAATGCAGGAAATGTGACGATTAAAGCTGATGGTGCAGTTTCCTTTGACGGTGTGCGGGTAATAGATGGCTTTCCTAGAGGTAGCGGGGCTTACAGCGGGGTGCTACCAGTAGCAACTCTAGGAAGTGTGGGCATTGGCAATGGTGGCGACATCAATATCACCGCAGGTTCATTTTCTCTAACCAATGGCGCTCAATTGAGTACCTTCACTGGTGGACAGGGGAATGCAGGAAACGTAACTATTAAAGCTGATGGTGCAGTTTTATTGGACGGTGTGGGGGAAATAAGTGGTATCCCTGTACCAAGCGGCGTTTACAGCGGGGTGGGAGCGTTATCAGCTAGCCAGTCCGAGGCTTTCGGATTTTTGGGATTGATACCAGATCGAGGAATTGTGGGCAATGGCAAGGGTGGCAATATCAATATTACTGCTGGTTCACTCTCCTTGACCAATGGTGCTCAACTGGAAACCAGTACTGCTGGACAAGGAAATGCTGGTAGCGTATTTGTCCAAGCGAAAGATTCGGTTTCTCTAGCAGGTAGTGGCACTGCTATCCTCAGTAATGTAAACCGTGGAGCGGTAGGCAAGGGTGGCGAGATCGATATTACTGCTGGCTCACTCTTTTTGACCAATGGCGCTGCACTAATTTTGAGTACTAGTGGACAGGGGAATGCTGGTAACATATTTGTGCAAACTAAAGATTCGGTTTCTCTGGCAGGTAGTGGCACTGATATCTTCAGTACTGTAAACCGTGGAGGAGTAGGCAAGGGTGGTGATATCGACATCTCATCCCGGTCTTTTTCTGTAACGGGTGGCGCTGAATTAGCAGCTAGCACTCAAGGACGGGGAAATGCAGGAAATATTCTGGTCAATGCAACAGATTTTGTTGAACTCTCTGGAGTTGCTTCCTTCCCAGTCCTTGAAGATGGTCGTGCAGGCGGATTCTCTAGTGGGTTGTTTACCAACACCAGCGAAGGAGCCAGTGGACAAGGTGGTGAACTGGGCGTCACTACTGCTATCTTACGTGTATCAGATGGGGCGGTTTTGAGCGCCCGCAGCCAAAGCGGCTCCAAGGGTGGTAATATCACTGTTAATGCTAATGTGCTTGAAGTAATAAATGGTGGGCAACTTCTGACCACTGCCTTCAACAGCGGCGATGCAGGTAACATCACCGTCAAAGTTAAAGACCGGATCACTATTTCAGGTAGTGATTCCACCTTCAGCAATCGCTTTAACTCTGTTGCTAAAGTTTTTGGTGAGGAGCAAGCCAAGGCTACAATTGATCCTGTTCGCCCAGAAGCAGGGTTGTTTGCCAATACCGCGACTGGCTCTAGTGGAAATGGCGGCAGTATCTTCATTGACCCGATGCGGTTAGTGATCGCACATGGTGCGGGTGTCGCCGTCGATAGCCAAGGAACCGGGAAGGCTGGCAGCTTACAGGTACAAGCAGGCTTTCTCACCCTCGACAATAAGGCTTTCCTCTCAGCAATAGCAAACAGCGGTCAAGGTGGGAATATTGCGCTAACGGTGCAGGATATGCTGCTACTACGCCGCCAAAGTCAAATATCCACCAGCGCCGACACTGCAAAGGTTGGTGCAGACGTAGCTGGGGGTAATATAGATATCGACACCAAATTCTTAGCCGCTGTCCCAAAAGAAAATAGCGACATCACTGCTAATGCCTTCAAGGGTCGGGGAGGTAATGTCAACATTAAAGCTTCTGGCATCTTTGGCATTCAGAGACGGGAACGCGAAACCCCGCTCAGTGACATCACTGCTAGTTCTGAACTGGGAATAAATGGTACGGTACAACTTAGCACGCCTGATGTTGACCCCAATAGGGGATTAGTGGAACTACCCACAAATCTGGTGGATGTCTCAGGGCAAATTTCTCAATCTTGCACCTTAGGCAGCAAGCAAAGTGCCAATTCCTTTGTCGTCACAGGACGAGGTGGTTTGCCACTAAATCCCACTGAGCCTTTACGAGATTCAGCTACCTTAGCAGAGTGGGTGCAACTAAGAGCAAAACCCGAAAACCCTCCTAAAGCGCAAGAGCAGAAGCAACCAACAGAAGTTTTAACCACTACTCAAGTTTCTCCTGCTGCTCCTATTGTTGAAGCCCAAGGATGGATAGTTGATACCAATGGAGATATCGTACTGGTGGCTCAAGCGCCTAATGTAAACTCTCTTAGCCCTTGGCAAACACCTACCTCCTGCACTGCACCTTAG